GATTACCACGCGTTTCATCTTCTGAGTGTAAACTATTTTACCGTCAAGCTCACAGAAGTACTCCCCACTCTTCGCAAGAGGCATACCCTGTCTGATCCTCGCGCCTGTCTTAACACCTGTCTCGATCTTGGCACTTTCGGGTATGTAGTAAGTTTTTGTGTAACGTCTGTCAACCGTTTCAATGAAGATGACTCTGTAATTTTTGACCTCGGTTATAGTTCCATCGTTCTTGACTTTTATCTCGAGTTCTTCCGCGACCGGTTCACCCTTGACAACATCCTGGTTCTCCTTCACGAGCAACCTGGCGTTGGCCGGAATTATATGTTTCTCCGCTGCTACGTTGGCTCTGTCGAGTTTAGTTTCTTCCGGAACCAGTATTTTACCGAAGAGGTGCGAAAAACCGAAAGACTCTATCTTAGTCTGAATAGCTTCTCTGATAGAGTTTTCCAGACCGGAATAAGTTTGAATTATGAACCACTTCTTGCGCACTACATATCACCAGCACATGGGCGTATCAAGCGCCACCGGTGAGAAAACTCAAAAGACTTCCTATAACGTTAGTGAAGAGCACATCGAGGAGTCCAAGGAATACTCCGCAGACGATTAGAATCACGATTACGGCACCAGTCGACGAGACCATCTGCTGCCTGTTAGGCCATGTAACCTTCTTCACTTCACTTTTCACTTCGGAAAGAAATTTCCAGAATCTTGCCTTGGCCATGGGATTCCTCCTATTTCAACAGATAGTCCCGAACCTACTTTGACTCTTTATGCTCAGTATGTTTTCTGCACTTCGGGCAGAATTTGTTCGAGTCAAGCTTGTACTTCTTCTGGCGATTTTTGAACCTGTAGTAATTTCTCGTTCCACAGACTGAACACTTCAAAGTCACCAGAACCTTGTTTCCCTTCGTCTTCTTTGCCATTGCATGCACCTCAACAGTAGCAAAATTAATGGTGGTAAGGGGTGGGTTTGAACCACCGAAGGCGTTCCGCCAGCGGATTTACAGTCCGCCCCCTTTGACCGCTCGGGCACCTTACCACCGATAGTTAACCTATGGAGCCAACGAAGGGACTTGAACCCCCAACCTGCTGATTACAAATCAGCCGCTCTTCCGATTGAGCTACGTTGGCCCGACGCACGATATTTATTATAACCAATGACTGGAGCCCTGTCAACAAGGAGGAGAAAAATAAGATGACTACCCTTGCTGAACGTAGATCTTCCGGGACTTTACTTGACTTTTGGAACGAGGATCATCAACATCTCCTCGTTCCTAATTCTTATATACCCCTCTTCCAGCTCCTTGAGTGCGACAGTAATTTTGTCCCCGGCCGCTCTTACAGTTGCCGAATCGAGTTTAGGTCTGCCGAAGTCTTCGAGGTCTTCAGCCCTTTTGGCCGCTGC
This portion of the Mesotoga infera genome encodes:
- the rpmG gene encoding 50S ribosomal protein L33, which produces MAKKTKGNKVLVTLKCSVCGTRNYYRFKNRQKKYKLDSNKFCPKCRKHTEHKESK
- a CDS encoding DNA-directed RNA polymerase subunit omega; the protein is MIINYDSLLKRIRHKYAIPVAAAKRAEDLEDFGRPKLDSATVRAAGDKITVALKELEEGYIRIRNEEMLMILVPKVK
- the secE gene encoding preprotein translocase subunit SecE, with protein sequence MAKARFWKFLSEVKSEVKKVTWPNRQQMVSSTGAVIVILIVCGVFLGLLDVLFTNVIGSLLSFLTGGA